The following coding sequences are from one Macaca mulatta isolate MMU2019108-1 chromosome 7, T2T-MMU8v2.0, whole genome shotgun sequence window:
- the LOC696393 gene encoding olfactory receptor 4F15-like, with amino-acid sequence MNRDKHSVVSEFVLLGLSNSWEIQIFLFCFSCLFYVSGVMANLIVVVTITSDPYLHSPLYILLANLSIIDLIFCSIAAPKMICDIFRKQKVISFGGCVAQIFFSHAVGGTEMVLLIAMAFDRYVAICKPLHYLTIMNPRMCILILVAAWAIGLIHSLVQLAFVVNLPFCGPNVLDSFYCDIPQLIKLACTNTYKLEFMVTANSGFISLSAFFLLILSYIFILVTLQKHCSGGSSKALSTLSAHITVVVLFFGPLIFFYVWPSPSTHQDKFLAIFDAIFTPFLNPIIYTFRNREMKIAIRRVFGQFMGFRKTT; translated from the coding sequence ATGAACAGGGACAAGCACTCTGTGGTGTCTGAATTTGTGTTGCTGGGACTCTCCAATTCTTGGGagattcagatttttcttttttgcttttcttgtcttttctatGTGTCCGGTGTGATGGCAAACCTCATTGTAGTGGTCACCATAACCTCTGACCCTTACTTGCACTCCCCCTTGTATATTTTGCTGGCCAACCTCTCCATCATTGACCTGATATTTTGCTCCATTGCGGCACCCAAGATGATCTGTGATATTTTCAGGAAACAGAAAGTCATTTCCTTTGGGGGCTGTGTAGCTCAGATCTTCTTTAGCCATGCTGTTGGGGGCACTGAGATGGTGCTGCTCATAGCCATGGCCTTTGACAGATATGTTGCCATATGTAAGCCCCTTCACTACCTGACCATCATGAATCCAAGAATGTGCATTTTGATTCTAGTGGCTGCCTGGGCCATTGGTCTCATTCACTCATTGGTCCAATTGGCTTTTGTAGTAAACTTGCCCTTCTGTGGCCCTAATGTGTTGGACAGCTTTTACTGTGACATACCTCAGCTCATCAAACTTGCTTGCACAAATACCTATAAACTGGAGTTCATGGTTACTGCTAATAGTGGGTTCATTTCCTTGAGTGCTTTCTTCTTGCTCATCCTCTCTTACATCTTCATTCTGGTCACTCTTCAGAAACACTGCTCAGGAGGCTCATCCAAGGCTCTCTCTACTCTGTCAGCTCATATTACTGTTGTGGTTTTATTCTTTGGACCgctgatttttttctatgtatggCCCTCTCCTTCAACACATCAGGATAAATTTCTAGCCATATTTGATGCAATTTTCACTCCTTTTCTGAATCCAATCATCTACACATTCAGGAACAGGGAAATGAAGATTGCGATAAGGAGAGTGTTCGGTCAATTTATGGGTTTTAGAAAAACTACTTAA